One Novosphingobium sp. G106 DNA segment encodes these proteins:
- the pdxA gene encoding 4-hydroxythreonine-4-phosphate dehydrogenase PdxA → MTAALAVSLGDPAGVGPELLAEAWARRGEEGLTPFFAVGGASLLAAAAAQRGIAVPVQRIADPGEATAVFPLALPVLGDLDGPYRPGEPDRDGAMLALASLTEAARLTVAGEASGIVTGPIAKSRLAEVGFVHPGQTEFVAKAAGVAPEDAVMMLAGPSLRTVPLTVHMALADVPKALTVELIQRRCSIVAAALRRDFGLSTPRLALAALNPHAGEDGRFGDEESRIIAPAIAALRAAGIAVTGPHPADAMFAPHARGDYDVALCMYHDQALIPLKALDFDNGVNVTLGLPVIRTSPDHGTAFAIAGQRRANPGATIAALRMAGECAARRAAE, encoded by the coding sequence ATGACGGCAGCGCTCGCCGTCTCGTTGGGCGACCCGGCAGGTGTCGGGCCAGAACTGTTGGCCGAAGCCTGGGCGCGCCGCGGCGAGGAAGGGCTGACACCGTTCTTCGCGGTCGGCGGAGCGAGCCTGCTCGCAGCGGCAGCCGCACAACGCGGGATCGCGGTGCCCGTCCAGCGCATCGCCGATCCGGGCGAGGCGACGGCGGTCTTCCCGCTCGCCCTGCCCGTGCTCGGCGATCTTGACGGCCCCTATCGCCCCGGAGAGCCCGACCGCGATGGCGCCATGCTTGCCCTCGCCTCGCTGACCGAAGCGGCTAGGTTGACGGTAGCGGGAGAAGCCAGCGGCATCGTCACCGGCCCGATCGCCAAGTCGCGCCTCGCCGAAGTCGGCTTCGTCCATCCGGGCCAGACCGAGTTCGTCGCGAAGGCCGCGGGGGTCGCTCCCGAAGACGCGGTGATGATGCTTGCGGGGCCGAGTCTGCGCACCGTGCCGCTCACCGTGCACATGGCGCTCGCGGACGTGCCCAAAGCGCTCACCGTAGAGCTGATCCAGCGCCGTTGCAGCATTGTTGCGGCAGCACTGCGACGCGATTTCGGGCTATCGACGCCCCGCCTCGCGCTGGCCGCGCTCAACCCCCATGCCGGCGAGGACGGCCGCTTCGGCGACGAGGAATCGCGGATCATCGCGCCTGCAATTGCCGCGCTCCGGGCCGCGGGAATAGCCGTCACCGGCCCCCATCCTGCCGATGCGATGTTCGCGCCCCATGCCCGCGGCGACTATGACGTCGCGCTCTGCATGTACCACGATCAGGCGCTCATCCCCTTGAAAGCGCTCGATTTCGACAATGGCGTCAACGTCACGCTCGGGCTGCCGGTGATCCGCACCTCGCCCGACCATGGCACCGCCTTCGCCATCGCCGGCCAGCGCAGGGCCAACCCCGGCGCGACCATCGCCGCGCTGCGTATGGCCGGCGAATGCGCCGCCCGCCGCGCCGCCGAATGA
- a CDS encoding DNA polymerase III subunit chi gives MRVDFYQLSRDPAEAVLPLIARNTLKAGERLLVVSEDQDQLGRISNGLWGRIADSFLAHGFSGEHEARQPILLAGEMVPANGARFVAIADGVWRDSAPAFERTFYIFGDDTLQDARECWVMLGKRGGVERKFWKQQGSKWVEGP, from the coding sequence GTGAGAGTAGACTTCTACCAGCTGAGCCGTGATCCCGCCGAAGCCGTGCTGCCGCTCATCGCGCGCAATACGTTGAAGGCGGGCGAGCGGCTGCTGGTCGTTTCGGAAGACCAGGACCAACTCGGGCGCATCAGCAACGGGCTCTGGGGCCGCATAGCCGACTCGTTCCTCGCGCACGGCTTTTCGGGCGAGCACGAGGCGCGCCAGCCGATCCTGCTCGCGGGCGAGATGGTGCCGGCCAACGGCGCGCGCTTCGTCGCGATCGCGGACGGCGTGTGGCGGGATAGCGCCCCCGCTTTCGAGCGCACCTTCTACATCTTCGGCGACGACACGCTCCAGGATGCGCGCGAGTGCTGGGTCATGCTCGGCAAGCGCGGCGGCGTGGAGCGCAAGTTCTGGAAACAGCAGGGCAGCAAGTGGGTCGAGGGGCCGTGA
- the rsmA gene encoding 16S rRNA (adenine(1518)-N(6)/adenine(1519)-N(6))-dimethyltransferase RsmA yields the protein MIARHGLQASKALGQNFLLDEQLLDRIAKIPGSLKDKAVLEVGPGPGGLTRALLRAGARVTAIEMDRRCLPALAELEAAFPGKLRVIEGDAMKIDPATLFDEPYAIVANLPYNVGTALFVGWLSGQQWPPQWSSLTLMFQQEVAQRIVATPDSSAYGRLAVLAQWRNEAKLALKVHRSAFTPPPKVMSAIIHVTPGIMPENVSARTLERVTEAAFGQRRKMLRQSLKGLPGASAALDRLGIDPQRRAETLSVAEFVSLAREL from the coding sequence GTGATCGCGCGCCATGGCCTCCAGGCCTCGAAAGCGCTCGGCCAGAACTTCCTGCTCGACGAGCAACTGCTCGACCGGATCGCGAAGATACCCGGCAGTCTCAAGGACAAGGCCGTGCTTGAAGTCGGGCCCGGCCCCGGTGGCCTGACCCGCGCGCTGCTCCGCGCCGGCGCCCGCGTCACCGCGATCGAGATGGACCGTCGCTGCCTCCCCGCGCTCGCCGAACTCGAGGCGGCTTTCCCCGGCAAGCTTCGGGTGATCGAGGGCGACGCGATGAAGATCGACCCGGCGACGCTGTTCGACGAGCCTTACGCGATCGTCGCCAATCTGCCCTACAACGTTGGCACCGCGCTGTTCGTCGGCTGGCTCTCGGGCCAGCAATGGCCACCGCAATGGTCTTCGCTGACGCTGATGTTCCAACAGGAAGTCGCTCAGCGGATCGTCGCCACGCCCGATTCCTCCGCCTATGGCCGACTTGCGGTGCTGGCGCAGTGGCGGAACGAGGCCAAGCTCGCGCTGAAAGTCCACCGGAGCGCTTTCACCCCGCCACCCAAGGTCATGTCGGCGATAATCCACGTCACGCCGGGGATAATGCCCGAAAACGTCTCGGCGCGGACGCTCGAACGCGTTACGGAAGCGGCCTTCGGCCAAAGGCGGAAGATGCTGCGGCAGAGCCTCAAGGGTCTGCCGGGAGCATCGGCGGCGCTGGACCGGCTCGGCATCGATCCCCAGCGCCGCGCCGAGACGCTCAGCGTCGCAGAATTCGTCAGCCTGGCTCGCGAATTGTAG
- a CDS encoding DUF5996 family protein, with protein MPQWPVLDYAGWRDTALTLQLWTQIVGKIRLALTPWCNHGWQVPLYVTARGLGTSTIPAGDQAIDIEFDFVDHWLFVRGSAGGMEAVALRPMTVATFYAEVMEALAKLGVAVRIVRLPNEVPDPIAFDIDETHASYDGEAAHRFWLALVQASRVFSLFRTSFLGKVSPVHLFWGSFDLAVTRFSGRPAPLHPGGVPGLPDRVTREAYSHEVSSAGFWPGSDSYPEAAFYSYAYPEPSGFRTAPVPAGASFDQALGEFVLPYEAVRSAADPDRLLLDFLQATYAAAADAAQWDRDALECGLGVPGVPRQVG; from the coding sequence ATGCCGCAATGGCCCGTTCTCGACTATGCCGGCTGGCGCGATACGGCGCTGACGCTGCAGCTTTGGACCCAGATCGTCGGCAAGATCCGCTTGGCGCTGACGCCCTGGTGCAACCACGGTTGGCAGGTGCCGCTCTACGTCACCGCGCGCGGGCTCGGCACATCGACGATCCCCGCGGGCGATCAGGCGATCGACATCGAGTTCGATTTCGTCGACCACTGGCTGTTCGTGCGGGGCAGCGCCGGCGGGATGGAGGCCGTCGCATTGCGGCCGATGACCGTGGCGACTTTCTATGCCGAGGTCATGGAGGCGCTGGCCAAGCTGGGCGTCGCGGTGCGCATCGTGCGCTTGCCCAACGAAGTTCCCGACCCGATCGCCTTCGACATCGACGAGACCCATGCCAGCTACGACGGCGAAGCGGCGCACCGGTTCTGGCTGGCGCTGGTCCAGGCGAGCCGCGTGTTCAGTCTGTTCCGTACGAGCTTCCTCGGCAAGGTCAGCCCGGTCCACCTGTTCTGGGGCAGCTTCGACCTCGCTGTGACACGCTTCTCGGGCCGGCCGGCCCCGCTCCATCCGGGCGGCGTGCCGGGCCTGCCCGACCGGGTGACGCGCGAGGCCTATTCGCATGAGGTCAGCAGCGCCGGGTTCTGGCCCGGCAGCGATTCCTATCCTGAGGCGGCGTTTTATTCCTACGCCTATCCCGAGCCGTCCGGTTTTCGTACCGCGCCGGTCCCGGCGGGCGCTTCATTCGACCAAGCGCTGGGCGAATTCGTGCTGCCCTACGAAGCGGTACGGAGCGCTGCCGATCCCGACCGATTGCTGCTCGATTTCCTGCAGGCGACCTATGCGGCGGCGGCCGATGCGGCGCAGTGGGACCGCGATGCGCTCGAATGCGGGCTGGGCGTTCCCGGCGTGCCGCGCCAGGTCGGCTAG
- a CDS encoding leucyl aminopeptidase produces MQIQFLDASATPSTRLVVRPVNQDAIPAELEPVLAEGARATRFSGKAGQIFEGFVERAGGLVRVVLAGIGSPTADDRMSAVERAGAGVVARFLTSGEPGLTFDLAGSGLSNDEIAGLLLGARLRAWRHDAYRTKLTDEQKPSLKSIAVVGAPTGAADAWEREAAVAEGIEFTRQLVTEPANVIYPESFVIRCQERMAGTGLTLRVLDDTAMRELGMGALLGVAQGSDRPARLLAIEWNNGPIGEKPVAFVGKGVTFDTGGISIKPAAGMEDMKWDMGGAGAVAGTMLALALRQAKANVIGVCGLVENMPDAKAQRPGDVVTSLSGQTIEVINTDAEGRLVLCDALTWVQREYAPKAVVDLATLTGAIIATLASEYAGLFSNDDDLAGKLTAAGKASGDQLWRLPMGPNYDKMIDSPIADMKNTGARFGGSITAAQFLARFIDKGTPWAHLDIAGTVWADKPGATWEKGATGFGVRLLDRYVRDSLEG; encoded by the coding sequence ATGCAAATCCAGTTCCTTGATGCGTCCGCCACGCCCTCTACCCGCCTCGTCGTCCGTCCCGTCAACCAGGATGCGATTCCGGCGGAGCTCGAGCCGGTGCTGGCCGAGGGCGCGCGCGCGACCCGTTTTTCGGGCAAGGCCGGACAAATTTTCGAGGGCTTCGTCGAGCGCGCGGGCGGACTGGTCCGCGTCGTGCTCGCCGGTATCGGTAGCCCCACCGCCGATGATCGCATGTCCGCGGTGGAACGCGCGGGCGCGGGCGTGGTTGCGCGCTTTCTGACCTCGGGCGAGCCGGGGCTTACGTTCGATCTGGCGGGAAGCGGTCTGTCGAACGACGAGATTGCCGGCCTGCTGCTCGGCGCCCGGCTGCGGGCCTGGCGGCACGATGCCTACCGCACCAAGCTGACCGACGAGCAGAAGCCGTCCTTGAAGTCGATCGCGGTTGTCGGCGCGCCCACCGGCGCTGCTGACGCCTGGGAGCGCGAGGCGGCGGTGGCCGAGGGCATCGAATTTACCCGCCAGCTCGTCACCGAGCCGGCCAACGTGATCTATCCCGAGAGCTTCGTCATCCGCTGCCAGGAACGCATGGCCGGCACCGGCCTGACGCTGCGCGTGCTCGACGACACGGCGATGCGCGAGCTCGGCATGGGCGCGCTGCTCGGCGTGGCGCAGGGCTCGGACCGGCCGGCGCGGCTGCTGGCGATCGAATGGAACAATGGCCCGATCGGCGAAAAGCCCGTGGCCTTCGTCGGCAAGGGCGTGACTTTCGACACCGGCGGCATCTCGATCAAGCCCGCGGCCGGCATGGAAGACATGAAGTGGGACATGGGCGGCGCGGGCGCCGTCGCCGGGACGATGCTGGCCCTTGCGCTGCGCCAGGCCAAGGCCAATGTCATTGGCGTCTGCGGCCTCGTCGAGAACATGCCTGATGCCAAGGCGCAGCGGCCGGGCGACGTCGTCACTTCGCTGTCGGGGCAGACGATCGAAGTGATCAACACCGACGCCGAAGGGCGCCTCGTGCTCTGCGACGCGCTGACCTGGGTGCAGCGCGAATATGCGCCAAAGGCGGTCGTCGACCTCGCCACGCTGACCGGTGCGATCATCGCCACGCTCGCGAGCGAATATGCCGGCCTGTTCTCGAACGACGACGATCTCGCCGGCAAGCTCACGGCGGCGGGCAAGGCATCGGGCGACCAGCTCTGGCGGCTGCCGATGGGCCCCAACTACGACAAGATGATCGACAGCCCGATCGCCGACATGAAGAATACCGGCGCGCGCTTCGGCGGGTCGATCACCGCGGCGCAGTTCCTCGCGCGGTTCATCGACAAGGGCACGCCCTGGGCGCATCTCGACATCGCGGGCACGGTCTGGGCCGACAAGCCGGGCGCGACCTGGGAGAAGGGCGCGACCGGCTTCGGCGTGCGCCTGCTCGACCGCTATGTTCGGGATAGCCTGGAAGGGTGA
- a CDS encoding LPS-assembly protein LptD yields MLPAPRPKLQAPLIRLRPWHLLAVVVAFSSLVDPIRADAQDAAVATETTPQPAAPEAASTPAPASVEGPIAFEADEVEYDDNNQTVTAKGAVVLRREDQSVRADTVTWNRDTGQIVATGNIRMVDADGNQIFTDRVELTDELKTGAMENLLLALREGGRLAATSGKRIANGDVVLTHASYTACEVEDETGCPKQPTWRITAAQVVYQQDKKSVRFRGARLELFGIRLMPLPGLVVATDGRAISGPLIPDLRLSASNGVEISESWYQRLSDNRDITATAYVYTKAPPMLSAQYRALTDKGAYQITGYATKSSLISVSGQPSNGSSNEFRGYIYANGKLQLSPTWSITASIRRATDRTFLRRYDISRDDRLRSMIDIERIDDDSYFSLAGWATQTLRSGEDQGQVPLALPVLDYRRRLADPLLGGRIQLQINSLGISRTDGQDTQRAFASAQWDLTKITSMGQQVTFTALVRGDVYHSDDNDLTPTLIYRGLPGWQSRGVATAAVDIKWPLVGQVFGGSQVLTPRFQIVATPSVKNLAVPNEDSRAVDLEDSNLFALNRFPGYDRVEDGVRFTYGLDWQFEAPRWKIKTTIGQSYRLTNEPQLLPDGTGLSSRTSDIVGRAEVYYRGFLKFTERFRLDKDSFAVRRNEFDATIGDNKTYAEIGYVRLNRDILSIEDLQDREELRFAGRIAFKKYWSLFGSTVINLTDRQEDPTNLSDGFQPLRTRLGVAYQDDCLELSFTWRRDYVATGDARKGNTFQLYFAFRNIGVR; encoded by the coding sequence ATGCTCCCTGCCCCGCGGCCCAAGCTGCAAGCCCCACTTATCCGCTTGCGCCCCTGGCATCTGCTGGCGGTCGTCGTCGCCTTCTCGTCTCTGGTCGACCCCATCCGTGCCGACGCCCAGGACGCTGCCGTCGCAACCGAAACGACACCCCAGCCCGCTGCACCCGAAGCTGCCAGCACCCCTGCTCCCGCCTCGGTAGAAGGCCCGATCGCCTTCGAGGCCGACGAAGTCGAATACGACGACAACAACCAGACGGTGACCGCCAAGGGCGCAGTCGTTCTCCGCCGCGAGGACCAGTCGGTCCGTGCCGACACGGTCACCTGGAACCGCGATACCGGCCAGATCGTCGCTACCGGCAACATCCGCATGGTCGATGCCGACGGCAACCAGATCTTCACGGATCGGGTAGAACTGACCGACGAACTCAAGACCGGCGCGATGGAGAACCTGCTGCTCGCGCTGCGCGAAGGCGGCCGGCTCGCGGCGACATCGGGTAAGCGCATCGCCAACGGCGACGTCGTCCTGACCCACGCATCCTACACTGCCTGCGAGGTCGAGGACGAAACCGGCTGTCCCAAGCAGCCGACCTGGCGGATCACCGCGGCGCAGGTCGTCTATCAGCAGGACAAGAAGAGCGTCCGTTTCAGGGGCGCCCGGCTCGAGCTGTTCGGCATCCGCCTGATGCCGCTGCCGGGCCTCGTCGTCGCTACCGACGGCCGCGCGATTTCGGGCCCGCTGATTCCCGACCTGCGCCTTTCGGCCTCGAACGGCGTCGAGATCAGCGAGTCCTGGTACCAGCGGCTGTCCGACAACCGCGACATCACCGCCACCGCCTATGTCTATACCAAGGCGCCGCCGATGCTCTCGGCGCAGTACCGCGCGCTGACCGACAAGGGCGCCTACCAGATTACCGGCTATGCCACGAAGAGCAGCCTGATCTCGGTGTCCGGCCAGCCTTCCAACGGCAGCTCGAACGAGTTCCGCGGCTATATCTACGCCAACGGCAAGCTCCAGCTCTCGCCCACCTGGAGCATCACCGCCTCGATCCGCCGCGCGACCGACCGCACTTTCCTGCGCCGCTACGACATCAGCCGCGACGACCGCCTGCGCTCGATGATCGACATCGAGCGGATAGACGACGATTCCTATTTCTCACTCGCCGGCTGGGCGACGCAGACGCTGCGCTCGGGCGAGGATCAGGGACAGGTGCCGCTCGCCCTGCCCGTGCTCGACTATCGCCGGCGCCTGGCCGACCCGCTACTGGGCGGCCGCATCCAGCTGCAGATCAACAGCCTCGGCATTTCGCGGACCGACGGTCAGGACACGCAACGCGCCTTCGCTTCGGCGCAGTGGGATCTCACCAAGATCACATCGATGGGCCAGCAAGTCACTTTCACCGCGCTGGTACGCGGCGATGTCTATCACTCGGATGACAACGACCTCACCCCGACGCTGATCTACCGTGGCTTGCCCGGTTGGCAATCGCGCGGCGTCGCCACCGCCGCGGTAGATATCAAATGGCCACTGGTCGGCCAGGTCTTCGGCGGCTCGCAGGTACTGACGCCACGATTCCAGATCGTCGCTACCCCCTCGGTCAAGAATCTCGCCGTGCCCAACGAAGACTCGCGCGCGGTCGACCTTGAGGATTCCAACCTCTTCGCACTGAACCGCTTCCCCGGCTACGACCGGGTCGAGGACGGCGTGCGCTTCACCTACGGGCTCGACTGGCAGTTCGAGGCGCCACGCTGGAAGATCAAGACGACGATCGGCCAGTCCTACCGCCTGACCAACGAGCCGCAGCTGCTGCCCGACGGCACCGGCCTGTCCAGCAGAACTTCGGACATCGTCGGCCGCGCCGAGGTATATTACCGCGGCTTTCTGAAGTTCACCGAGCGGTTCCGGCTGGACAAGGACAGCTTCGCCGTCCGCCGCAACGAGTTCGATGCGACGATCGGCGACAACAAAACCTATGCCGAGATCGGCTATGTCCGCCTGAACCGCGACATCCTCTCGATCGAAGATCTCCAGGACCGCGAGGAGTTGCGCTTCGCGGGCCGCATCGCCTTCAAGAAATATTGGTCGCTGTTCGGCTCGACCGTCATCAACCTGACCGACCGCCAGGAAGACCCGACCAACCTTTCGGACGGCTTCCAGCCGCTGCGCACCCGCCTCGGCGTCGCCTACCAGGACGATTGCCTCGAACTGTCCTTCACCTGGCGCCGCGACTACGTCGCCACCGGCGATGCGCGCAAGGGCAACACCTTCCAGCTCTACTTCGCCTTCCGGAATATCGGGGTGCGTTGA
- the ndk gene encoding nucleoside-diphosphate kinase, producing the protein MAVTRTFSIIKPDATRRNLTGAVTAKLEEAGLRVVASKRIQMSQAQAEGFYAVHKERPFFGELVSFMVSGPVVVQVLEGEDAVKRNRDIMGATNPKDAAEGTIRATFAESIEANSVHGSDSEENAAIEIAYFFKPEEIVG; encoded by the coding sequence ATGGCGGTGACCCGCACCTTTTCGATCATCAAGCCCGACGCCACGCGCCGCAACCTGACCGGTGCCGTCACGGCGAAGCTCGAGGAAGCCGGCCTGCGCGTCGTCGCCTCGAAGCGCATCCAGATGAGCCAGGCGCAGGCGGAGGGCTTCTATGCCGTCCACAAGGAGCGTCCCTTCTTCGGCGAGCTCGTCAGCTTCATGGTCTCGGGTCCGGTCGTCGTGCAGGTGCTCGAAGGCGAGGACGCGGTGAAGCGCAACCGTGACATCATGGGCGCGACCAACCCCAAGGATGCCGCCGAAGGCACGATCCGCGCGACTTTCGCCGAGTCGATCGAAGCCAACTCGGTCCACGGTTCGGACAGCGAAGAGAACGCCGCGATCGAGATCGCCTATTTCTTCAAGCCCGAAGAAATCGTCGGCTGA
- a CDS encoding peptidylprolyl isomerase has translation MKNGAFRKIGLVALGLAALGTGIAATAQSIEAGNPETGPAAESEGPAPSDSQGTISIPDNVVLFGKNDPNVRRATALVNGDIITGTDVDQRLALILAANDNKVSPEEKDRLRLQVLRNLIDETLQIQEAKASDITIDDAEVDSTYARVAQQNFNQNQAAMDAYLARIGSSPASLKRQIRGELSWQRLLRRNVQPFINVADEEVKEMMERLNAAKGTEEYRLGEIYLAATPEAKQQVFENGKRIVDQLKQGGSFVAYARQYSQASTAAVGGDLGWIRLAQLPTELANAAQGLQPGQLVGPVEIPGGFSIVYLIDKRQVMMADPRDAVLALKQVSINFPAGTTQADATKKAGEFASAMKAAHGCGAVDGVAHQLGAQVVANDQIRARDLPGPLQDSVLRMSIGETSPPFGSIADGVRVLMLCGRDDPKADSGPSFDQLMAQMEDDRVNKRAQMYLRDLRRDAIIEYN, from the coding sequence ATGAAGAACGGCGCGTTCAGGAAGATCGGTTTGGTTGCCCTCGGGCTTGCCGCCCTCGGCACCGGCATTGCCGCCACGGCGCAATCCATCGAAGCGGGCAATCCCGAGACCGGCCCCGCAGCCGAGTCCGAAGGCCCCGCACCTTCCGACTCCCAGGGCACGATCTCCATCCCCGACAACGTCGTGCTGTTCGGCAAGAACGATCCCAACGTCCGGCGCGCGACCGCGCTGGTCAACGGCGACATCATCACCGGCACCGACGTCGATCAGCGGCTGGCGCTGATCCTGGCGGCCAACGACAACAAGGTCAGCCCTGAGGAGAAGGACCGCCTGCGCCTGCAGGTGCTGCGCAACTTGATCGACGAGACGCTGCAGATCCAGGAAGCCAAGGCTTCGGACATCACGATCGACGATGCCGAGGTCGACTCGACCTATGCCCGCGTCGCGCAGCAGAACTTCAACCAGAACCAGGCGGCGATGGACGCCTATCTCGCGCGGATCGGCTCGTCGCCGGCCTCGCTCAAGCGGCAGATCCGCGGCGAGCTTTCCTGGCAGCGCCTGCTGCGCCGCAACGTCCAGCCCTTCATCAACGTCGCGGACGAAGAAGTGAAGGAAATGATGGAGCGCCTCAACGCCGCCAAGGGCACCGAGGAATACCGGCTCGGCGAGATCTACCTGGCGGCGACGCCTGAGGCCAAGCAGCAGGTCTTCGAGAACGGCAAGCGCATCGTCGACCAGCTCAAGCAGGGCGGCAGCTTCGTCGCCTATGCCCGGCAATATTCGCAGGCCTCGACTGCGGCGGTCGGCGGCGACCTCGGCTGGATCCGCCTGGCCCAGCTGCCCACCGAACTGGCCAATGCCGCGCAGGGTCTACAGCCCGGCCAGCTCGTCGGCCCGGTCGAGATTCCCGGCGGCTTCTCGATCGTCTACCTGATCGACAAACGCCAGGTGATGATGGCCGATCCGCGCGACGCCGTGCTGGCACTCAAGCAGGTGTCGATCAATTTCCCGGCCGGGACCACCCAGGCCGACGCGACCAAGAAGGCCGGCGAGTTCGCCTCGGCGATGAAGGCGGCGCACGGTTGCGGCGCCGTGGACGGCGTCGCCCACCAGCTCGGCGCGCAGGTCGTCGCCAACGACCAGATCCGCGCGCGCGACCTGCCGGGGCCGCTGCAGGACTCGGTGCTGCGCATGTCGATCGGCGAGACCTCGCCGCCGTTCGGCTCGATCGCCGACGGCGTGCGCGTGCTGATGCTCTGCGGCCGCGACGATCCCAAGGCCGACAGCGGCCCCAGCTTCGACCAGCTGATGGCGCAGATGGAAGACGACCGCGTCAACAAGCGCGCGCAGATGTACCTGCGCGACCTCCGCCGCGACGCGATCATCGAATACAACTGA
- a CDS encoding transferrin-binding protein-like solute binding protein has translation MRFVREILLAAVCGTLTACGGGGDGGGSVNSTPTPVPTPTPTISNLQNDQTFAASGAVTNVALSLPDGMVQSTGAKGEPISITYNAAGKSYTVQAAGGSQAFLQTDARSQRFAGETVYSKGGDTLTLVTTPYFGDGTSNRYVGMGYWQHNTVSGSTQQTDFRTFTFGFDTPAATLPRTGSAHWLTDVLGLLTTPGKELRVVQGNADFDVDFAASAFRLQGYLNENQVVSTGGTSGALAIQSGGLLSAGTGFNGPLSYQSSNGILHGTLNGQFYGPSADEIGASFTAQDNGAAISGALTGQRSTRASTSDGIKNLTLTGPVTNELLRGPSAEMYATDDDALSGFQQIAATVSAVSVNLTANGVSSVGFNYQYNINPQDIVADGRTNFTTYKSTVAGSPVTVSLYKVGAANQELALTYTSFVSWIWPRGPGNSTLPGDTFDANFATYGIRTPRDLLTNRTGTATYDGVLYGRGASLAGTIYDLTGKSRFDVDFSAAQYTGSLDINGTTQSGNQTAIGHFTFGAAMGFGEMAEADIAGPSVNSARPHVIQPLFYGPSGQEIGAHFRFELNQTGTPESLALAGAAVAKAR, from the coding sequence ATGCGCTTTGTCAGGGAAATCCTACTCGCCGCCGTTTGCGGCACGCTCACGGCCTGTGGTGGGGGAGGCGACGGCGGCGGCAGTGTGAATAGCACGCCTACGCCGGTTCCGACGCCGACGCCGACGATATCCAATCTTCAGAATGACCAAACTTTTGCTGCGTCGGGAGCAGTGACCAATGTCGCCCTGTCACTGCCCGACGGTATGGTACAGTCGACCGGTGCGAAAGGTGAGCCTATCTCGATCACCTACAATGCCGCCGGTAAGAGCTATACCGTCCAAGCTGCGGGCGGCAGCCAGGCCTTCCTGCAGACCGATGCGCGGTCGCAACGCTTCGCTGGCGAGACCGTCTATTCCAAAGGCGGCGACACGCTGACACTGGTCACCACGCCTTACTTCGGCGACGGCACCAGCAATCGCTACGTCGGCATGGGCTACTGGCAGCACAATACCGTCAGCGGATCGACTCAGCAAACCGACTTCAGAACGTTCACTTTTGGTTTCGACACGCCGGCGGCTACGCTACCGCGAACGGGCTCCGCGCATTGGCTGACGGATGTATTGGGCCTGCTGACGACGCCAGGAAAGGAACTTCGGGTCGTTCAGGGGAACGCCGACTTCGATGTCGATTTCGCCGCAAGCGCATTCCGCCTCCAGGGTTATCTCAATGAGAACCAAGTCGTCTCGACCGGCGGAACCTCTGGCGCCTTGGCGATCCAGTCGGGAGGACTGCTTTCCGCCGGAACGGGCTTCAATGGGCCATTGAGCTATCAGAGTAGCAACGGGATTCTACATGGCACATTGAACGGTCAGTTCTACGGGCCCAGTGCGGACGAGATAGGCGCCAGCTTCACCGCCCAAGACAACGGCGCGGCAATCAGCGGTGCCTTGACCGGACAACGCTCGACCCGTGCCAGCACAAGCGATGGCATCAAGAACCTCACGTTGACGGGGCCCGTAACCAATGAACTCCTCCGCGGTCCATCTGCCGAGATGTATGCAACCGATGACGACGCCCTGTCCGGATTTCAGCAGATAGCCGCAACGGTTTCCGCCGTCAGCGTCAATCTCACGGCCAACGGAGTCAGTTCGGTCGGTTTCAACTATCAATACAACATCAATCCGCAGGATATCGTGGCGGATGGGAGGACGAATTTCACCACCTACAAGTCCACCGTGGCTGGTTCTCCCGTCACCGTGTCACTTTATAAGGTTGGGGCTGCAAACCAGGAACTGGCGCTTACCTATACCAGTTTCGTGAGTTGGATCTGGCCGCGCGGGCCAGGCAACTCGACATTACCTGGAGACACTTTTGACGCGAACTTCGCGACCTACGGCATTAGAACGCCGCGCGATCTTCTGACCAACCGGACCGGCACAGCAACCTACGATGGCGTCCTCTATGGAAGGGGTGCTTCGCTAGCCGGAACGATCTACGACTTGACGGGCAAGTCCCGTTTCGACGTGGATTTCTCAGCCGCTCAATACACGGGCTCGCTGGACATCAACGGAACCACACAATCGGGCAATCAGACTGCCATCGGGCATTTCACATTCGGCGCAGCGATGGGTTTCGGCGAAATGGCCGAAGCGGACATCGCGGGACCATCTGTGAATTCTGCACGGCCCCACGTCATCCAGCCGCTGTTTTATGGGCCGAGCGGGCAGGAGATCGGCGCCCATTTCAGATTTGAACTGAATCAGACCGGCACTCCGGAAAGCCTGGCATTGGCCGGTGCTGCGGTAGCCAAGGCGCGATAA